In the genome of Pan troglodytes isolate AG18354 chromosome 15, NHGRI_mPanTro3-v2.0_pri, whole genome shotgun sequence, one region contains:
- the RPL10L gene encoding ribosomal protein uL16-like translates to MHRRRYCVAMGRRPACCYRYCKNKPYPKSRFCRGVPDAKIRIFDLGRKKAKVDEFPLCGHMVSDEYEQLSSEALEAARICANKYMVKSCGRDGFHMRVRLHPFHVIRINKMLSCAGADRLQTGMRGAFGKPQGTVARVHIGQVIMSIRTKLQNKEHVIEALRRAKFKFPGRQKIHISKKWGFTKFNADEFEDMVAKKCLIPDGCGVKYVPSHGPLDKWRVLHS, encoded by the coding sequence ATGCACCGCCGACGTTACTGTGTCGCCATGGGCCGCCGTCCAGCTTGCTGTTACCGGTATTGTAAGAACAAGCCGTACCCAAAATCTCGTTTCTGCCGAGGGGTTCCTGATGCCAAGATCCGCATCTTTGACCTGGGTAGAAAGAAGGCAAAAGTGGATGAGTTCCCACTCTGTGGCCACATGGTGTCTGATGAATATGAGCAGCTGTCTTCTGAAGCCCTGGAGGCCGCCCGTATTTGTGCCAACAAATACATGGTGAAAAGTTGTGGCAGAGATGGCTTTCACATGCGAGTGCGGCTCCATCCCTTCCATGTCATCCGCATCAACAAGATGTTGTCCTGTGCTGGGGCTGACAGGCTCCAGACAGGTATGCGAGGTGCCTTTGGAAAACCCCAGGGTACTGTAGCCCGGGTCCACATTGGTCAAGTCATCATGTCCATCCGCACCAAGCTTCAGAACAAGGAGCATGTGATTGAAGCCTTGCGCAGGGCCAAGTTCAAGTTCCCTGGACGCCAGAAGATTCATATCTCCAAGAAGTGGGGCTTCACGAAGTTTAATGCTGACGAATTTGAAGACATGGTGGCCAAGAAGTGCCTCATCCCTGATGGTTGTGGAGTCAAGTATGTTCCCAGTCATGGCCCCTTGGACAAGTGGCGGGTTCTGCACTCATGA